In one Streptomyces sp. NBC_01241 genomic region, the following are encoded:
- a CDS encoding GntR family transcriptional regulator has protein sequence MAESAAVEYRIDRRSGVATYLQIVQQTKQALRLGLLEPGDRLPTAREVVEATAINPNTVLKAYRELEREGLVEARRGLGTFVTRTLGGAAAVDDAPLRAELADWTRRARTAGLEKDDVSALFTAVLDKTFEGDHAG, from the coding sequence ATGGCAGAGTCCGCAGCGGTCGAGTACCGCATCGACCGGCGCAGCGGCGTCGCCACGTACCTCCAGATCGTCCAGCAGACCAAACAGGCCCTCCGCCTGGGCCTGCTGGAGCCCGGCGACCGGCTGCCCACCGCACGCGAGGTCGTCGAGGCCACCGCCATCAACCCGAACACCGTGCTCAAGGCCTACCGCGAGCTGGAGCGCGAGGGCCTCGTCGAGGCCCGGCGCGGGCTCGGCACCTTCGTCACGCGGACCCTCGGCGGCGCGGCGGCCGTCGACGACGCGCCGCTGCGCGCCGAGCTCGCCGACTGGACCCGCCGGGCCCGCACGGCCGGGCTGGAGAAGGACGACGTGAGCGCGCTCTTCACCGCCGTACTGGACAAGACCTTCGAGGGGGATCACGCCGGATGA
- a CDS encoding MFS transporter, with the protein MRVNRAWLGLVVLMLPTLLVAIDATALLLALPRLSADLGATNVQQLWISDSYGFMVAGLVITMGTLGDRIGRRRLLMIGAAAFAVFSVVAAFAVDPLMLIVARALLGVAGATLAPSTLALITNMFRDERQRGKAIAIWATCQFTGGALGPVLAGFLLQYFWWGSVFLVAVPAMALLLLAGPVLLPEFRSDRAGRLDPASVGLSLVAVLLMVYGIKQLTVESVPVVPAVALVVGAATGFLFVRRQLRLRTPLLDLRLLRSRPFAAVLVALVFAGIAMAGTGLLVTQYLQSVLGFSPVTSAVLFAPMGLGVAVGTMTAPALARRMKQTTAIAGGLAGSALGSLLLVGVGGAGALPLVMTGIAVLALGTGPLFALGTGLVVGSVPPERAGSAASMSETGNYFGGSLGFALLGVVAAVVYRSRTDGTSDSLAGAIATGRHLPADRSAELLHTAREAFTAGLHVTGVVAAVVFAGSAALILTMRPATRTTPAALPDYEATRS; encoded by the coding sequence ATGCGAGTCAACCGGGCATGGCTGGGACTGGTCGTCCTCATGCTGCCGACCTTGCTCGTCGCGATCGACGCGACGGCGTTGCTGCTCGCGCTCCCACGGCTGAGCGCCGACCTGGGTGCCACCAACGTCCAGCAGCTGTGGATCAGTGACAGCTACGGATTCATGGTGGCCGGCCTGGTCATCACGATGGGTACGCTCGGCGACCGGATCGGCCGCCGACGGCTGCTGATGATCGGCGCAGCGGCGTTCGCGGTGTTCTCGGTCGTGGCCGCCTTCGCGGTCGACCCGCTGATGCTGATCGTCGCACGTGCGCTGCTGGGCGTCGCCGGCGCGACCCTGGCACCGTCCACACTTGCCCTGATCACCAACATGTTCCGCGACGAACGGCAGCGCGGGAAGGCCATCGCGATCTGGGCGACCTGCCAGTTCACCGGCGGCGCGCTCGGGCCCGTGCTCGCCGGATTCCTGCTCCAGTACTTCTGGTGGGGATCGGTGTTCCTCGTCGCCGTACCGGCGATGGCGTTGCTGCTGCTGGCCGGGCCGGTCCTGCTGCCGGAGTTCCGCAGCGACCGGGCCGGCCGGCTGGACCCGGCAAGCGTCGGGCTGTCGCTCGTGGCCGTGCTTCTGATGGTCTACGGCATCAAGCAGCTGACCGTCGAGAGCGTGCCGGTCGTGCCGGCGGTGGCCCTCGTCGTCGGCGCAGCCACCGGATTCCTCTTCGTACGCCGGCAACTGCGGCTTCGGACGCCGCTGCTGGACCTGCGGCTGTTGCGCAGCCGCCCGTTCGCCGCCGTGCTCGTCGCGCTGGTCTTCGCCGGTATCGCCATGGCCGGTACGGGCCTGCTGGTGACCCAGTACCTGCAGAGTGTGCTGGGCTTCTCGCCGGTCACGTCGGCGGTGCTGTTCGCCCCGATGGGCCTGGGCGTGGCCGTCGGCACCATGACCGCACCGGCACTGGCCCGGCGGATGAAGCAGACCACCGCGATCGCCGGCGGGCTGGCGGGGTCGGCGCTGGGCAGCCTGCTGCTGGTCGGCGTCGGCGGTGCGGGCGCCCTGCCGCTGGTGATGACCGGGATCGCCGTACTGGCGCTGGGCACCGGTCCGCTGTTCGCGCTGGGCACCGGGCTGGTCGTCGGGTCCGTGCCGCCGGAGCGGGCCGGCTCGGCGGCGTCGATGTCGGAGACCGGCAACTACTTCGGCGGTTCGCTCGGCTTCGCGCTGCTCGGCGTGGTGGCCGCAGTGGTCTACCGCAGCCGGACGGACGGCACGTCCGACTCGCTGGCCGGCGCGATCGCCACCGGCCGGCACCTTCCCGCCGACCGGAGCGCGGAACTGCTGCACACCGCGCGGGAGGCGTTCACCGCCGGCCTGCACGTCACCGGCGTCGTCGCCGCGGTCGTCTTCGCCGGGTCGGCCGCGCTGATCCTGACCATGCGCCCGGCAACCCGGACCACCCCCGCCGCGCTCCCCGACTACGAGGCGACTCGCTCATAG
- the mshD gene encoding mycothiol synthase, which yields MTTDAPLPAPGREIQTLDVLSSEQAEAVSGLLAEAARSDGRQAVSEQGRLQLQGGRREGVRHLLLTSGGTLVGYAQLEDTDPVEAPAAELVVQPAYRGQGHGRALGAALLALTGKRLRVWAHGGKAAARHLSQVLGLSLFRELRQLRRPLGASDIAEPVLPPGVTVRTFVPGKDDAAWLAVNRAAFAHHPEQGSLTQRDLDDRKAEPWFDPTGFFLAERGGELIGFHWTKVHAEEQLGEVYVVGIRPDAQGGGLGKALTAIGLRHLAAEGLPTAMLYVDADNKAALAVYERMGFVTHEVDLMYRTES from the coding sequence ATGACGACTGACGCACCCCTCCCCGCCCCCGGACGTGAGATCCAGACGCTCGACGTCCTCTCTTCCGAGCAGGCCGAGGCCGTGTCCGGGCTGCTCGCCGAGGCGGCCCGGTCCGACGGCAGGCAGGCCGTGTCCGAGCAGGGGCGGTTGCAGTTGCAGGGCGGGCGGCGCGAGGGGGTGCGGCATCTGCTGCTCACCAGTGGGGGCACCCTGGTGGGATACGCGCAGCTGGAGGACACCGACCCCGTCGAGGCACCGGCCGCCGAGCTGGTCGTGCAGCCGGCGTACCGCGGACAGGGGCACGGGCGGGCGCTGGGGGCGGCGCTGCTCGCCCTGACCGGGAAGCGGCTGCGGGTGTGGGCGCACGGCGGGAAGGCCGCGGCCCGGCATCTCTCGCAGGTCCTCGGCCTCTCCCTCTTCCGCGAACTGCGCCAGCTGCGCCGCCCGTTGGGCGCGTCGGACATCGCGGAGCCGGTCCTGCCGCCCGGTGTCACCGTCCGCACCTTCGTGCCCGGCAAGGACGACGCCGCCTGGCTCGCCGTGAACCGGGCCGCCTTCGCCCACCATCCCGAGCAGGGCTCGCTGACCCAGCGCGACCTGGACGACCGCAAGGCGGAGCCGTGGTTCGACCCGACGGGGTTCTTCCTGGCCGAGCGCGGTGGCGAGCTGATCGGCTTCCACTGGACGAAGGTGCACGCCGAGGAACAGCTCGGCGAGGTGTATGTCGTCGGCATCCGGCCCGACGCGCAGGGCGGCGGCCTCGGCAAGGCGCTCACTGCGATCGGGCTGCGCCACCTGGCCGCCGAGGGGCTGCCGACCGCGATGCTCTACGTCGACGCGGACAACAAGGCCGCGCTGGCCGTCTACGAGCGGATGGGCTTCGTGACGCACGAGGTGGACCTGATGTACCGCACGGAGTCCTGA
- a CDS encoding RNA degradosome polyphosphate kinase, producing the protein MSQQPSSEVPAQSPVQPSVGSLAAQRPRAVAAAAAANGAALSTRADLDPDIDADVDAYEPDAEGDELPRDRFLDRERSWLAFNERVLELAEDPATPLLERANFLAIFASNLDEFFMVRVAGLKRRIATGVATRSASGLQPREVLDLIWTRSRELMARHAACYQQDIAPALSDEGIQLIRWPELTEKEQARLFTFFRQRVFPVLTPLAVDPAHPFPYISGLSLNLAVVVRNPVSGHRHFARVKVPPLLTRFLEASPQRYVPIEDVIAAHLEELFPGMEVLAHHTFRVTRNEDLEVEEDDAENLLQALEKELMRRRFGPPVRLEVEESIDPYVLDLLVRELKVSDAEVYPLPGPLDLTGLFGIASLDRPELKYPKFIAGTHRDLAEVESAAAPDIFAALRERDVLLHHPYDSFSTSVQAFLEQAAADPDVLAIKQTLYRTSGESPIVEALVDAAESGKQVLVLVEIKARFDEQANIKWARKLEESGCHVVYGLVGLKTHCKLSLVVRQEGDTLRRYSHVGTGNYHPKTARLYEDLGLLTADPQVGADLSDLFNRLSGYSRRETYRRLLVAPKSLRDGLIARIDKEVTHQRAGRAAYVRIKVNSMVDEAIIDACYRAAMAGVPVDVWVRGICAIRPGVAGLSENVRVRSILGRFLEHSRVFVFGNGGEPEVWFGSADMMHRNLDRRIEALVRVTDPAHRAALSRLLETGMADTTSSWHLGPDGNWTRHATDADGQPLRNVQEMLIDARRRRRATP; encoded by the coding sequence ATGAGCCAGCAGCCCAGCTCCGAGGTCCCGGCCCAATCCCCCGTGCAGCCGTCCGTGGGCTCGCTCGCCGCCCAGCGGCCGCGCGCCGTCGCCGCGGCGGCGGCGGCCAACGGCGCGGCGCTGTCGACCAGGGCCGACCTCGATCCCGACATCGACGCCGACGTCGACGCGTACGAACCCGACGCCGAAGGCGACGAGCTGCCCCGCGACCGCTTCCTGGACCGGGAACGCAGTTGGCTCGCATTCAACGAACGAGTGCTCGAACTGGCCGAGGATCCGGCGACCCCCCTCCTCGAACGGGCTAATTTCCTCGCCATCTTCGCCTCCAATCTGGACGAGTTCTTCATGGTCCGGGTGGCCGGGCTGAAGCGCCGTATCGCCACCGGGGTCGCCACCCGCTCCGCCTCCGGGCTCCAGCCCCGCGAAGTCCTCGACCTGATCTGGACCCGCTCGCGCGAGCTCATGGCCCGGCACGCCGCCTGCTACCAGCAGGACATCGCCCCCGCCCTGTCCGACGAGGGCATCCAGCTGATCCGCTGGCCCGAACTGACCGAGAAGGAGCAGGCCCGCCTGTTCACCTTCTTCCGGCAGCGCGTCTTCCCCGTGCTGACCCCCCTCGCCGTCGACCCGGCGCACCCCTTCCCGTACATCTCGGGCCTCTCGCTCAACCTCGCCGTCGTCGTACGCAACCCGGTCAGCGGCCACCGCCACTTCGCCCGGGTCAAGGTGCCGCCGCTGCTGACCCGCTTCCTGGAGGCGTCGCCGCAGCGGTACGTGCCCATAGAGGACGTCATCGCCGCCCACCTCGAAGAGCTCTTCCCGGGCATGGAGGTCCTCGCCCACCACACGTTCCGGGTCACCAGGAACGAGGACCTGGAGGTCGAGGAGGACGACGCCGAGAACCTCCTGCAGGCCCTGGAGAAGGAACTCATGCGGCGCCGCTTCGGCCCGCCGGTCCGCCTGGAGGTCGAGGAGTCGATCGACCCGTACGTGCTGGACCTGCTGGTACGCGAACTCAAGGTGTCCGACGCCGAGGTCTACCCGCTGCCCGGACCGCTCGACCTCACCGGGCTCTTCGGCATAGCGTCCCTGGACCGGCCCGAGCTGAAGTACCCCAAGTTCATCGCGGGCACCCACCGCGATCTCGCCGAGGTCGAATCCGCCGCCGCGCCCGACATCTTCGCCGCGCTGCGCGAACGCGACGTACTCCTGCACCACCCGTACGACTCGTTCTCCACCTCCGTACAGGCGTTCCTGGAGCAGGCCGCCGCCGACCCCGACGTCCTCGCCATCAAGCAGACCCTGTACCGGACTTCGGGCGAATCCCCGATAGTGGAAGCGCTGGTCGACGCCGCCGAATCCGGCAAGCAGGTCCTCGTACTCGTCGAGATCAAGGCGCGCTTCGACGAACAGGCCAACATCAAGTGGGCGCGCAAGCTGGAGGAGTCCGGCTGCCATGTGGTCTACGGCCTCGTCGGCCTCAAGACCCACTGCAAGCTCTCGCTCGTCGTCCGCCAGGAAGGCGACACGCTGCGCCGCTACTCGCACGTCGGCACCGGCAACTACCACCCCAAGACGGCCCGGCTGTACGAGGACCTCGGCCTGCTGACGGCCGACCCGCAGGTCGGCGCGGACCTCTCCGACCTCTTCAACCGGCTCTCCGGCTACTCCCGCCGCGAGACCTACCGCCGCCTCCTGGTCGCCCCGAAGTCCCTGCGCGACGGGCTGATCGCCCGGATCGACAAGGAGGTCACGCACCAGCGGGCCGGGCGGGCCGCCTACGTCCGCATCAAGGTCAACTCGATGGTCGACGAGGCGATCATCGACGCCTGCTACCGGGCCGCGATGGCGGGCGTGCCGGTGGACGTCTGGGTACGCGGCATCTGCGCGATCCGCCCCGGCGTCGCGGGCCTCTCCGAGAACGTCCGGGTCCGCTCGATACTGGGCCGCTTCCTCGAACACTCGCGGGTCTTCGTGTTCGGCAACGGCGGCGAGCCCGAAGTGTGGTTCGGTAGCGCCGACATGATGCACCGCAACCTCGACCGCCGGATCGAAGCACTGGTCCGGGTCACCGACCCCGCCCATCGCGCCGCGCTCAGCCGTCTCCTGGAGACCGGCATGGCCGACACCACCTCCTCCTGGCACCTGGGCCCCGACGGGAACTGGACCCGGCACGCCACGGACGCGGACGGCCAACCGCTGCGGAACGTACAGGAAATGCTCATTGACGCCCGGAGGCGCCGGCGTGCGACGCCATGA
- a CDS encoding bifunctional metallophosphatase/5'-nucleotidase codes for MSATPQKNRASRRVLAAAAGLATVGALVAAMPASAQGNGQHKPANTVDVQLLSFNDLHGNLEPPAGSAGTVNETQPDGTTKAIPAGGVEYLASSLRTARKGHPYSITAAGGDMVGASPLLSGLFHDEPTIEALNKINLDVTAVGNHEFDEGAVELARLQNGGCHPVEGCYETGKKFKGADFPYLAANVTSEKTGKPILKPYTVWKKNGIKIGFIGVTLEGTPNIVTANGVKGLKFHNEVETINKYAAELDRQGVKSIVALIHEGGAPASTSYNYDCDSSGAGDGISGPIVDIAKGITPKVDALVTGHTHQAYVCNIPDPAGNPRMVTSAASFGKIYTDTTLTYDRGTKDIVRTSVKSASASNPKSVNHIVSRDQPRATDMTDLIARWNTLAAPIANRPQGYITADIDGRGSTAPEKPLGNLIADAQLEGLAPADKGGAVVAFMNPGGIRADLVYKASGSEGDGVVTYGESFTVQPFTNMMNVVDLTGAQLVTALQQQVSGSNEASPKILQISKGLTYTLDMTKSGAARVVTDTIKLNGAAIDPAKTYRVAMNEFLAGGGDGFAALGQGTNKLVGASDLDLFNAYLAAHSTAAAPLAPPATDRITVIQ; via the coding sequence ATGTCAGCGACACCGCAGAAGAACCGCGCATCCCGGCGGGTGCTCGCCGCCGCGGCCGGGCTCGCCACCGTCGGCGCGCTCGTCGCCGCGATGCCGGCCAGCGCCCAGGGCAACGGGCAGCACAAGCCGGCCAACACCGTCGACGTACAGCTGCTGTCCTTCAACGACCTGCACGGGAACCTGGAGCCGCCGGCCGGCTCTGCGGGCACGGTCAACGAGACGCAGCCCGACGGCACGACCAAGGCGATTCCGGCGGGTGGTGTCGAGTACCTCGCGTCCTCGCTCCGGACCGCGCGCAAGGGTCACCCGTACTCCATCACCGCGGCCGGTGGCGACATGGTGGGCGCGAGCCCGCTGCTGTCCGGCCTGTTCCACGACGAGCCGACCATCGAGGCACTCAACAAGATCAACCTCGATGTGACGGCCGTCGGCAACCACGAGTTCGACGAGGGCGCCGTCGAGCTGGCCCGCCTCCAGAACGGTGGCTGCCACCCGGTCGAGGGGTGCTACGAGACGGGCAAGAAGTTCAAGGGAGCCGACTTCCCGTACCTCGCCGCCAATGTGACGAGCGAGAAGACCGGCAAGCCGATCCTCAAGCCGTACACGGTGTGGAAGAAGAACGGCATCAAGATCGGCTTCATCGGTGTGACCCTGGAGGGTACGCCGAACATCGTCACGGCCAACGGTGTCAAGGGCCTCAAGTTCCACAACGAGGTCGAGACGATCAACAAGTACGCCGCCGAGCTGGACCGGCAGGGCGTCAAGTCCATCGTCGCGCTGATCCACGAGGGCGGGGCGCCGGCCTCCACCTCGTACAACTACGACTGCGACAGCTCCGGCGCCGGTGACGGCATCTCCGGGCCGATCGTCGACATCGCCAAGGGCATCACGCCGAAGGTCGACGCGCTGGTCACGGGCCACACCCACCAGGCGTACGTGTGCAACATCCCGGACCCGGCGGGCAACCCGCGCATGGTCACCTCGGCGGCGTCGTTCGGCAAGATCTACACCGACACGACCCTCACCTACGACCGCGGCACCAAGGACATCGTCCGTACGTCGGTGAAGTCGGCCAGTGCCTCGAACCCGAAGTCGGTGAACCACATCGTCAGCCGGGACCAGCCCAGGGCCACCGACATGACGGACCTGATCGCCCGCTGGAACACCCTCGCGGCACCCATCGCGAACAGGCCGCAGGGCTACATCACCGCCGACATCGACGGCCGCGGCTCCACGGCCCCCGAGAAGCCGCTCGGCAACCTGATCGCGGACGCCCAGCTGGAGGGCCTGGCCCCGGCGGACAAGGGCGGGGCGGTCGTCGCCTTCATGAACCCGGGCGGTATCCGCGCGGACCTGGTCTACAAGGCGTCCGGCAGTGAGGGCGACGGGGTGGTGACGTACGGGGAGTCCTTCACCGTGCAGCCCTTCACCAACATGATGAACGTCGTCGACCTGACCGGCGCCCAGCTGGTCACCGCACTCCAGCAGCAGGTCAGCGGCTCCAACGAGGCCAGCCCGAAGATCCTCCAGATCTCCAAGGGCCTCACCTACACCCTCGACATGACGAAGTCCGGCGCGGCCCGCGTGGTCACCGACACCATCAAGCTGAACGGTGCGGCGATCGACCCGGCCAAGACCTACCGCGTCGCGATGAACGAGTTCCTGGCAGGCGGCGGCGACGGCTTCGCGGCGCTCGGCCAGGGCACCAACAAGCTGGTCGGCGCGTCCGACCTGGACCTCTTCAACGCCTACCTGGCGGCCCACTCGACGGCCGCCGCGCCGCTGGCCCCGCCGGCGACGGACCGGATCACGGTCATCCAGTAA
- a CDS encoding YciI family protein: MQFLISLHINPAVLDALTDEEKAAIGNGHGTFIEALKTSGELITTQALVDPSQAAVVSVRNGRPVVTDGPYLEAKEYLGGFYLIDCENKERAIELAARIPDTAVEGLGVEVRQVMFADGQLEA; the protein is encoded by the coding sequence ATGCAGTTCCTGATCAGCCTGCATATCAACCCGGCCGTGCTGGACGCGCTGACCGACGAGGAGAAGGCGGCGATCGGCAACGGCCACGGCACGTTCATCGAGGCGCTGAAGACGTCCGGCGAGCTGATCACCACACAGGCGCTGGTCGACCCGTCACAGGCCGCTGTGGTGTCCGTACGCAACGGCCGGCCGGTGGTGACCGACGGACCCTACCTGGAGGCCAAGGAGTATCTGGGCGGCTTCTACCTGATCGACTGCGAGAACAAGGAACGGGCGATCGAGCTGGCAGCGCGGATCCCGGACACCGCTGTCGAGGGCCTGGGTGTCGAGGTGCGGCAGGTGATGTTCGCCGACGGACAATTGGAGGCATGA
- a CDS encoding ABC transporter permease subunit: MSTIALRGPERVVIRQHRWTLWTVGVLTLAGIAAVVAAYLWMASASDTFANSGCSVENTVRGCGDTVRHFLDAELRFGRAVDYADLVMMLLPPFVGMFVAGPLIGRELESGTYKLSWSQSVSPARWLAAKLAVPGVLTLAGVSVLSAVSAWARSRTAGTHYPTGDWYERQVYGAMGTVPVGYALLMLAFGSLAGLLLRRTVAAMIATVVGYGVLVVALNNVRIHLWPVRTITYPVGGDFRFPDSAAVVGQGWLTSGGTRLSSPSDVCLDAPADLDKCLADHDITRNYIDYHPASHFWPLQLVETGILLVLAALAVTVAFRVLGRRHG, encoded by the coding sequence ATGAGCACGATCGCCTTGCGCGGCCCGGAACGGGTCGTCATTCGTCAGCACCGTTGGACGCTGTGGACCGTCGGCGTCCTCACGCTCGCGGGGATCGCCGCCGTGGTCGCCGCCTACCTGTGGATGGCATCCGCCTCCGACACGTTCGCGAACAGCGGCTGCTCGGTGGAGAACACGGTCCGGGGGTGCGGTGACACCGTCCGGCACTTCCTCGACGCCGAACTCCGTTTCGGCCGCGCCGTCGATTACGCGGACCTGGTGATGATGCTCCTGCCGCCCTTCGTCGGCATGTTCGTCGCGGGTCCACTGATCGGCAGGGAGCTGGAGAGCGGTACGTACAAGCTGTCCTGGTCCCAGTCGGTGTCGCCCGCGCGCTGGCTCGCCGCCAAGCTCGCCGTACCCGGCGTGCTGACACTCGCCGGGGTCTCCGTGCTGTCCGCCGTCTCCGCCTGGGCCAGGTCGCGAACAGCCGGGACGCACTACCCGACAGGCGACTGGTACGAGCGGCAGGTCTACGGCGCGATGGGCACGGTCCCCGTGGGCTACGCCCTCCTCATGCTCGCCTTCGGCTCGCTTGCCGGGCTGCTGCTGCGGCGCACCGTCGCCGCGATGATCGCGACCGTGGTCGGGTACGGCGTACTGGTCGTCGCCCTGAACAACGTCCGCATCCACCTGTGGCCGGTCCGGACAATCACCTACCCGGTAGGAGGCGACTTCCGGTTCCCCGACTCGGCCGCTGTAGTCGGACAGGGCTGGCTGACCAGCGGGGGCACCCGGTTGTCCTCCCCCTCCGACGTCTGCCTGGACGCGCCCGCCGACCTCGACAAGTGTCTGGCCGACCACGACATCACCCGTAACTACATCGATTACCACCCGGCCTCGCACTTCTGGCCGCTCCAGCTCGTCGAGACCGGCATCCTGCTCGTCCTCGCCGCGCTCGCCGTCACCGTCGCCTTCCGGGTGCTGGGCCGCCGGCACGGCTGA
- a CDS encoding RNA polymerase sigma factor, with amino-acid sequence MTAPAIEDLLRELTPQVLGTLVRRNGRFEGCEDAVQEAVLAATVQWPAEGVPDNPRGWLVTVASRRLIDQMRSDHARRERESATATEVVPEDVPDTDDTLVLLLLCCHPTLTAASQTALTLRAVGGLTTAEIARAFLVPEATMAARISRAKQRIKAAGSSFTLPDGAEREERLRVVLHVLYLIFNEGYTASSGSELHRADLAHEAIRLAGMVHAQLPEDGEVTGLLALMLLTHARRDARTTAAGDLVPLDEQDRTTWDRGLLDEGLELVKASLAGPTLGPYQLQAAIAATHADAATAEETNWSQVHALYLVLERIAPNPMVTLNRAIALAETEGPAAGLALLSTLDSDGRLAGHHRLLSVRAHLLARTGDTAGAYEHYRRAAKSTASIAEQRYLESRASRVARLA; translated from the coding sequence ATGACAGCACCAGCCATCGAGGACCTGCTGCGTGAGCTCACGCCGCAGGTCCTCGGCACGTTGGTACGCCGGAACGGCCGGTTCGAAGGGTGCGAGGACGCCGTGCAGGAGGCCGTCCTCGCCGCCACCGTGCAGTGGCCGGCCGAGGGGGTGCCGGACAACCCGCGCGGCTGGCTGGTGACGGTCGCCTCCCGGCGGCTCATCGACCAGATGCGCAGCGACCACGCGCGCCGCGAGCGCGAGTCGGCGACGGCCACCGAAGTGGTGCCCGAGGATGTACCGGACACCGACGACACTCTCGTCCTGCTCCTCCTGTGCTGCCATCCGACGCTGACCGCGGCCTCCCAGACCGCCCTGACGCTGCGGGCGGTCGGCGGCCTGACCACGGCCGAGATCGCCCGCGCGTTCCTGGTGCCGGAGGCCACGATGGCGGCCAGGATCAGCCGGGCCAAGCAGCGCATCAAGGCCGCCGGGAGCTCGTTCACCCTGCCGGACGGCGCGGAGCGCGAGGAGCGGCTACGGGTCGTCCTGCACGTGCTCTACCTGATCTTCAACGAGGGCTACACCGCCTCCTCGGGCAGCGAGCTGCACCGCGCCGACCTCGCGCACGAGGCGATCCGGCTGGCCGGGATGGTGCACGCGCAGCTGCCCGAGGACGGCGAGGTGACCGGGCTGCTCGCGCTGATGCTGCTGACCCACGCCCGCCGGGACGCACGTACGACGGCGGCCGGCGACCTGGTGCCGCTGGACGAGCAGGACCGTACGACATGGGACCGCGGGCTGCTCGACGAGGGGCTGGAGCTGGTCAAGGCATCGCTGGCCGGCCCGACGCTGGGGCCCTACCAGTTGCAGGCCGCCATCGCCGCCACGCACGCCGACGCGGCCACGGCCGAGGAGACCAACTGGTCGCAGGTGCACGCCCTTTACCTGGTCCTGGAACGGATCGCGCCCAATCCGATGGTCACCCTCAACCGGGCGATCGCGCTCGCCGAGACCGAGGGCCCGGCGGCCGGGCTGGCCCTGCTGTCCACCCTGGACAGTGACGGGCGGCTGGCCGGGCATCACCGGCTGCTGTCCGTACGGGCGCATCTGCTGGCGAGGACCGGCGACACGGCCGGGGCGTACGAGCACTACCGGCGCGCCGCGAAGTCCACCGCCAGCATCGCCGAGCAGCGTTACCTGGAGTCCCGGGCGAGCCGGGTGGCACGCCTCGCATGA
- a CDS encoding ABC transporter ATP-binding protein, whose protein sequence is MTGAAIEAVGLGMKYRSRGGSWALRDCSFRLPAGRVCALVGPNGAGKSTLLALAAGFLRPAEGMVRVLGTAPGGARARMAFVAQDKPLYPQLTVAGTLWAGAELNPGTWDQDTAERIAGELPRDASVRTLSGGQRTRLALALALGKRPELLLLDEPMADLDPLARHQLMGALMAEAAEHSTTIVMSSHILTELEGACDYLLLVDGGRVRLGGETDALLAAHALLTGPVRDTAPHTVVESRTAGRLQTALVRREGPVDTAVWEAAEPSLEELLLAHLRAPQAPALLTPSAEAGLEVAAV, encoded by the coding sequence ATGACAGGCGCTGCGATCGAGGCCGTCGGCCTCGGCATGAAGTACCGGAGCAGGGGCGGGAGCTGGGCGCTGCGCGACTGTTCGTTCCGGCTGCCCGCCGGGCGCGTGTGCGCTCTCGTCGGCCCCAACGGTGCCGGCAAGTCCACCCTGCTCGCCCTCGCGGCGGGCTTCCTGCGGCCGGCGGAGGGGATGGTACGGGTGCTGGGCACAGCGCCCGGCGGGGCGCGGGCCCGGATGGCCTTCGTGGCCCAGGACAAGCCGCTGTACCCGCAGTTGACGGTCGCCGGGACCCTCTGGGCGGGCGCCGAGCTGAACCCGGGCACCTGGGACCAGGACACGGCCGAACGCATCGCCGGGGAGCTCCCGCGCGACGCCTCGGTCCGCACCCTCTCGGGCGGCCAGCGCACCCGGCTCGCGCTGGCCCTCGCCCTCGGCAAGCGGCCCGAACTGCTCCTGCTGGACGAGCCGATGGCCGATCTCGACCCGCTCGCCCGCCACCAGCTGATGGGCGCGCTGATGGCGGAGGCCGCCGAGCACTCCACGACGATCGTGATGTCCTCGCACATCCTCACCGAGCTGGAGGGTGCCTGCGACTACCTCCTGCTCGTCGACGGCGGCCGGGTCCGCCTGGGCGGCGAGACGGACGCCCTGCTCGCCGCGCACGCCCTGCTCACCGGTCCCGTACGGGACACCGCGCCGCACACCGTCGTCGAGTCCCGCACGGCGGGACGTCTGCAGACCGCGCTGGTACGGCGGGAGGGCCCGGTGGACACCGCGGTCTGGGAGGCCGCGGAACCTTCGCTGGAGGAGCTGCTGCTGGCACATCTGCGCGCACCGCAGGCGCCCGCCCTGCTGACGCCGAGCGCCGAGGCCGGCCTGGAGGTGGCGGCCGTATGA